From Mucilaginibacter rubeus, a single genomic window includes:
- a CDS encoding BT_3044 domain-containing protein, with amino-acid sequence MKKNIFNKYLLVAGIASVAIFSGCRKETAADKVGGQAANNGLSFIGFPDGLEQAHFFDPFTDIKTVDVFSIKRDAKSAADLQKDQTVVLKSIPDAITKYNDDNGTAYELLPTSLYTVSSTKVTTTTSGNLNAKFAPGDFQNYFTIKLDGSKFDLSKKYALAYVISDAAGLTIHAASKDTLYTFFAIKNKYDGAYHSTGTFHHPTAGDRAIDRDKTLTTAGATAVSTEIGDIGGSMTLTVNETTNVVTVSGNVSASQPLIPVPGKTSTYDPATKSFILNYQYTGSGGFRVVEETIKHK; translated from the coding sequence ATGAAAAAGAATATATTTAATAAATATTTGCTTGTTGCCGGTATCGCGTCTGTAGCCATTTTTTCTGGCTGCCGGAAAGAAACAGCTGCCGATAAAGTAGGCGGACAGGCTGCTAACAATGGTCTATCATTTATCGGGTTCCCCGACGGACTTGAGCAAGCCCATTTCTTTGACCCGTTCACAGATATCAAAACCGTTGACGTTTTCTCGATCAAACGCGACGCGAAAAGCGCAGCCGATCTTCAAAAAGATCAAACTGTGGTTTTGAAATCAATTCCTGATGCTATTACCAAATACAATGATGATAATGGTACCGCATATGAATTGCTTCCAACAAGCCTCTATACAGTAAGCAGCACTAAAGTTACTACTACCACTTCAGGTAACCTTAACGCCAAATTTGCGCCAGGCGATTTTCAAAACTACTTTACCATTAAACTGGACGGAAGCAAGTTTGACCTTAGCAAGAAATATGCCCTTGCATATGTAATTAGCGATGCTGCAGGTTTGACTATTCACGCTGCAAGCAAAGACACGCTGTATACATTCTTTGCAATCAAAAACAAGTATGATGGTGCATATCATTCAACAGGTACTTTCCACCACCCAACAGCAGGCGACCGTGCTATTGACAGGGATAAAACACTTACTACAGCAGGTGCTACAGCAGTAAGTACTGAAATTGGTGACATTGGCGGTTCAATGACATTAACTGTAAACGAGACTACTAACGTAGTAACTGTTTCTGGTAATGTTAGCGCAAGCCAACCATTAATTCCGGTTCCGGGTAAAACAAGCACGTATGATCCGGCTACCAAAAGCTTTATCTTAAATTATCAATATACCGGAAGCGGTGGTTTCCGTGTTGTTGAAGAAACGATAAAACACAAATAA
- a CDS encoding CehA/McbA family metallohydrolase yields MVLKNNRKTGLLIKTGLMIMVAGCISTTSLAQAAHANPWASKPLGILPPPASLSNGVWLKGELHMHSRHSKESSNNSISKIIAFCKLVGIDFLAITDHDNHVEGDVAHNTWVDPEFKSDSVLLLYAAEWTTTRGHGNAFSAKPYDHQKLYDVRDQRDTVVGRIKNSLGIHLSANHPSGKDHFGYSYDMVNSIEVWNSAIWSKNANAIMIWDDMLSSGRKLTGRGGSDAHHGVPAGDEKPGPNTYQSKANYAGTPTTWVFATARTKQAVIDALTNGRVSISSNPYAPRVEFYADLNGDDKMDMMMGDNVKATGKPVKFKVQLTGSSIKDTTYTVNVVKNGNPFSTLKIDGKTAAVEFTDTPALKGRTYYRVTVEGPATPYPQVPQSAALSGNMVGLSNPICFNFDPNF; encoded by the coding sequence ATGGTACTAAAAAATAACAGGAAAACTGGGCTGTTAATTAAAACCGGTTTAATGATCATGGTGGCAGGCTGCATCAGCACCACGTCATTGGCACAGGCGGCACACGCAAACCCATGGGCTTCCAAGCCGTTGGGTATATTGCCTCCGCCGGCCAGTTTGAGCAATGGGGTCTGGCTTAAAGGCGAGTTGCATATGCACTCCAGGCACAGTAAAGAATCATCAAATAATTCAATCAGCAAGATCATCGCATTTTGTAAGCTGGTAGGTATCGATTTCCTGGCTATTACCGATCATGATAACCATGTAGAAGGCGACGTAGCACACAATACCTGGGTTGATCCGGAATTTAAATCAGATTCGGTGTTATTGTTGTACGCTGCCGAATGGACAACCACCCGCGGTCATGGTAACGCATTTTCGGCCAAGCCTTACGATCATCAAAAACTATACGATGTACGCGATCAGCGTGATACAGTAGTTGGACGGATAAAAAATAGCCTGGGGATCCACTTGTCGGCCAATCACCCCAGCGGTAAAGATCATTTTGGATACTCGTACGATATGGTTAACTCTATCGAAGTATGGAACTCGGCTATCTGGTCAAAGAATGCCAACGCTATTATGATCTGGGATGATATGCTTTCATCGGGCCGAAAACTAACCGGAAGGGGAGGGAGCGATGCCCATCACGGCGTACCTGCAGGCGATGAAAAACCAGGCCCTAATACCTACCAGTCTAAGGCCAATTATGCGGGTACACCCACTACATGGGTATTTGCGACAGCCCGTACCAAGCAAGCCGTTATTGACGCGCTAACCAACGGACGGGTATCTATCAGTTCAAATCCTTATGCGCCACGTGTTGAGTTTTATGCCGATTTAAATGGCGATGATAAAATGGATATGATGATGGGTGATAATGTAAAAGCGACCGGTAAGCCTGTGAAATTTAAAGTTCAGCTAACCGGCAGCAGCATTAAGGATACCACTTATACCGTTAATGTTGTAAAAAATGGTAATCCGTTCAGCACGCTAAAAATAGATGGAAAAACGGCTGCAGTTGAGTTTACTGATACGCCTGCACTAAAAGGTCGTACCTATTACAGGGTTACGGTTGAAGGGCCGGCTACACCTTACCCACAGGTACCCCAATCGGCAGCCTTGAGTGGGAATATGGTTGGATTATCAAATCCTATCTGTTTTAACTTCGACCCCAATTTTTAA
- a CDS encoding START domain-containing protein translates to MTGGHIKSITNGLWFLSCFLFFSPEWLYAQGKWELKRNENGIEVYSRTPLTGNLKEIRVICEFNTTKLKLINALKDIDHYNDWVYSTKENNILKVLNPNQFIYHSISNLPWPLKDRDLIVELSVLPDEKHEQFQIQVKSLPDYLPRDKKYVRVPYSLALWNVTVKSESLLKIDYTFSVDPGGSIPAWLVNSTLPVGPYNSFHKLKMLLESPL, encoded by the coding sequence ATGACGGGCGGGCACATAAAAAGTATTACCAATGGGCTATGGTTTTTAAGCTGTTTCTTGTTTTTTTCGCCCGAATGGCTTTACGCCCAGGGGAAATGGGAATTAAAACGCAATGAAAATGGCATTGAGGTTTATTCCAGAACACCTTTAACGGGTAACCTTAAAGAAATACGTGTAATTTGTGAGTTTAATACTACTAAATTAAAACTAATTAATGCGCTAAAGGATATTGATCACTATAATGACTGGGTTTACAGTACAAAGGAAAACAACATATTGAAAGTTTTGAACCCCAACCAATTCATCTACCATTCTATATCAAATTTACCATGGCCATTGAAAGACCGTGATCTTATTGTTGAATTAAGCGTGCTCCCAGACGAAAAACATGAACAGTTTCAAATCCAGGTAAAAAGCCTTCCGGATTATTTACCCAGGGATAAAAAATATGTGAGGGTACCTTACTCCCTTGCGCTATGGAACGTAACTGTAAAAAGCGAAAGCCTGTTAAAAATAGACTATACATTTAGCGTAGATCCCGGCGGAAGTATCCCTGCCTGGTTGGTAAACAGCACTTTGCCCGTTGGTCCTTATAATTCATTTCATAAGTTAAAAATGCTTCTGGAAAGCCCGCTTTAA
- a CDS encoding DUF5996 family protein, whose translation MSNPITTRWPKLDYHDLKDTLASVHMWTQIIGKVRLKQMPWINHSWQVTLYVSSTGLTTGSMPFKGGVFQIDLDFISHTLNISTSTGEKRSFGLGTGSVATFYKTLMDNISSVNAEVEIYAVPNEVDPAIPFAENHTPCQYDAAIMHDYWQALVRIHNVFTEFRAGFQGKNSPVHFFWGGFDLAVTRFSGRPAPKHQGSMPNMPAIIMQEAYSQEVSSCGFWPGSDAFPHPVFYSYCYPTPEDFGTQQVSPPEAFYSGDMGEFLLTYEVVSGSDNPEKTLLQFLQSTYDAAAKTGNWDKDLQCDLSALKNA comes from the coding sequence ATGAGCAATCCGATAACAACACGCTGGCCAAAACTTGACTATCATGACCTCAAAGACACACTTGCAAGTGTACATATGTGGACCCAGATTATTGGTAAAGTGAGGCTAAAACAAATGCCCTGGATCAACCATTCATGGCAGGTAACCTTGTATGTGAGTTCTACCGGTCTTACCACAGGGAGCATGCCTTTTAAAGGCGGGGTATTCCAAATAGATCTTGATTTTATCAGCCATACGCTTAACATATCCACCAGTACCGGCGAAAAACGTTCATTCGGGCTTGGAACAGGTAGTGTAGCCACCTTTTACAAAACATTGATGGACAATATCAGCTCGGTTAACGCCGAGGTAGAAATATACGCCGTGCCTAACGAGGTGGATCCCGCTATTCCTTTTGCCGAAAACCATACGCCTTGTCAATATGATGCTGCCATTATGCATGATTACTGGCAGGCACTGGTCAGGATTCATAATGTTTTTACCGAATTCAGAGCGGGATTTCAGGGTAAAAATAGCCCGGTACATTTCTTTTGGGGAGGATTTGATTTGGCTGTTACCCGTTTTTCGGGCAGGCCAGCACCAAAACACCAGGGCAGCATGCCTAATATGCCTGCCATAATAATGCAGGAGGCATATTCGCAGGAAGTAAGTTCATGTGGTTTTTGGCCTGGCTCCGACGCTTTTCCTCATCCGGTATTTTATTCTTACTGCTACCCAACTCCTGAAGATTTTGGCACACAACAGGTATCGCCCCCAGAAGCGTTTTATAGTGGTGATATGGGCGAGTTTTTATTGACCTATGAAGTTGTTTCCGGCTCAGACAATCCCGAAAAAACATTGCTTCAGTTTTTACAATCAACCTATGATGCTGCAGCTAAAACGGGCAATTGGGACAAAGACCTGCAATGTGACCTGTCGGCGTTGAAGAACGCTTGA
- a CDS encoding fasciclin domain-containing protein, translated as MKKLIIAAFALVAFAVAPKANAQTKMVGGAAMYPTKDIIDNAVNSKDHTTLVAAVKAAGLVETLKGDGPFTVFAPTNEAFDKLPKETVPTLLKPENKAMLTKILTYHVVAGRLSSAELWAKVKAGMGKAELKTVAGGTLTVMAKGKKLYLVDEKGGKSWITIADVFQKNGVIHVVNTVLMPN; from the coding sequence ATGAAAAAACTGATCATCGCGGCCTTTGCATTAGTAGCTTTTGCAGTAGCCCCTAAAGCCAACGCTCAAACCAAAATGGTAGGTGGCGCTGCTATGTACCCAACTAAAGATATTATTGATAACGCGGTAAATTCAAAAGACCATACCACACTTGTTGCCGCTGTTAAAGCCGCCGGTTTAGTAGAAACGCTGAAAGGCGACGGCCCCTTTACCGTTTTTGCACCAACTAATGAGGCATTTGATAAACTACCAAAGGAAACCGTGCCAACCTTGTTGAAACCGGAAAATAAAGCAATGCTAACCAAGATCCTTACTTACCATGTGGTAGCAGGGCGTTTAAGTTCGGCAGAGTTGTGGGCTAAAGTTAAAGCCGGTATGGGTAAAGCCGAGTTAAAAACAGTAGCAGGTGGTACACTTACCGTTATGGCGAAAGGCAAAAAACTATACCTTGTTGATGAAAAAGGCGGTAAATCGTGGATCACCATTGCCGATGTATTTCAAAAAAATGGTGTTATTCACGTGGTTAATACCGTATTAATGCCTAACTAA
- a CDS encoding helix-turn-helix domain-containing protein codes for MLTEKLIANRIRAVREEKNYTQFYVAYKLNVSQNTFSKIELGNVKLTLARLIEIAKVLEVDLIEFLREESLYIIAR; via the coding sequence ATGCTTACCGAAAAACTTATAGCCAACAGGATCCGTGCAGTCAGGGAAGAAAAAAATTACACCCAGTTTTACGTAGCTTACAAACTCAATGTATCACAAAACACATTCAGCAAAATTGAGCTGGGCAACGTTAAGTTAACGCTGGCCAGGCTTATTGAAATAGCAAAGGTTTTGGAAGTTGACCTGATAGAGTTTCTAAGAGAAGAGTCGCTATATATTATAGCGCGATAA
- a CDS encoding DoxX family membrane protein: MKTTTLICRVLLGSLYLIFGLDYFLHFIPYQPLHTGKAGAFIAGLKGTGYFYPMQKVIQIVGGLSLMFNRYAPFSAVVLFPISLNVLLFHTFLVPSGWLMGVTLVVPNLLLGYAYRKYYSGMFTMKAVGE; encoded by the coding sequence ATGAAAACTACAACGCTGATTTGCCGGGTGCTGCTCGGTTCACTTTACCTGATCTTCGGGCTCGACTACTTTTTGCACTTTATACCTTATCAGCCGTTGCACACCGGTAAAGCAGGCGCTTTTATAGCCGGTTTAAAAGGCACAGGTTATTTTTATCCCATGCAAAAAGTAATACAGATTGTAGGCGGCTTGTCATTGATGTTTAACCGCTATGCACCTTTTTCGGCCGTGGTATTGTTCCCCATCAGTTTAAATGTACTGCTATTCCATACCTTTTTAGTACCATCCGGATGGTTAATGGGCGTTACCCTTGTAGTTCCGAACTTGCTGCTGGGCTATGCCTACCGAAAATATTACAGCGGCATGTTTACCATGAAGGCGGTTGGCGAATAG
- a CDS encoding CPBP family intramembrane glutamic endopeptidase, with the protein MDNIDLNDDSFITNNLDSSPKIVPAYPNLKSLVGLFFILILYMLIGGLIGGLFLFETRYLDVRSIKPLINLILYVGYLLFAIRYAIRKAKKQEQAPFKIRFTRIPFFLIPVLILTTAAMLVGLEWVSTLLPMPESVRKFFEKSFTKDFSSLIMLVIAAPVLEEIFCRGIVLKGLLKNYTPNKAILISALFFGLIHLNPWQAMTASLSGLFLGWTYYKTQSVIPGMIIHATINGTSALSLFLPVLRQQSFLALLGWPYYILLWGFSIVIFIGGCWIINRNTVSVSD; encoded by the coding sequence ATGGACAATATCGACCTAAACGACGATTCATTTATTACCAATAATTTGGATAGCTCTCCGAAAATCGTGCCCGCTTACCCAAACTTAAAGTCGCTCGTAGGGTTATTTTTTATCCTGATCTTGTATATGCTAATTGGAGGCTTAATTGGAGGATTATTTCTATTTGAGACCAGGTATTTAGATGTCAGATCAATAAAGCCACTAATCAACTTAATATTATACGTTGGTTATTTGTTGTTCGCTATCAGGTATGCTATTAGAAAAGCAAAAAAGCAGGAACAAGCTCCTTTCAAAATTCGCTTTACCCGGATACCGTTCTTTTTAATACCAGTTCTTATTTTAACAACTGCAGCTATGCTTGTGGGTTTGGAATGGGTTTCAACCCTGTTACCGATGCCCGAATCAGTCCGTAAGTTTTTTGAAAAGAGTTTTACCAAAGATTTCTCCTCTCTGATAATGCTCGTTATTGCGGCTCCCGTACTTGAAGAGATATTTTGTCGTGGCATTGTATTGAAAGGCTTATTAAAGAACTATACGCCAAATAAAGCAATATTGATTTCCGCTTTATTTTTTGGGTTAATTCATCTAAATCCATGGCAGGCAATGACTGCTTCTTTGAGTGGTTTATTTCTTGGCTGGACCTACTATAAAACGCAATCGGTAATCCCGGGGATGATCATACATGCAACAATTAATGGAACATCCGCACTATCTCTGTTTTTGCCTGTTTTGCGCCAGCAATCTTTTTTAGCACTTTTGGGATGGCCTTATTACATTTTACTCTGGGGATTTTCAATAGTCATTTTTATCGGGGGATGTTGGATCATCAACAGAAACACAGTATCGGTTTCTGATTAA
- a CDS encoding TetR/AcrR family transcriptional regulator has protein sequence MTITAETTTEEKILNAARSIFTKKGFLATTVRDIATEANTNVASVNYYFRSKENLFAFIMDETIKKLFDKVEPVLNDETTTAIQKIETCVGYYIDQLLENPDFPFFMINEVLAGQTNLPMVEKFKTLTNSVFAKQLYAMQADGVIKFHPVNLMWNITGMIVFPFLSRPKQLEAGYFNGAEFEAMMRERKKLIPIWIGQILKGE, from the coding sequence ATGACTATAACCGCCGAAACAACAACCGAAGAGAAAATACTGAATGCAGCAAGGTCAATCTTTACCAAAAAAGGGTTCCTCGCTACAACTGTAAGAGATATAGCGACAGAAGCGAATACCAACGTGGCGTCGGTTAATTACTACTTCCGCAGTAAGGAAAACCTTTTCGCGTTCATCATGGATGAAACCATTAAAAAGCTTTTTGATAAAGTTGAGCCGGTTTTAAATGATGAAACTACTACAGCCATTCAGAAGATAGAAACCTGTGTAGGCTACTATATTGATCAGCTTCTGGAAAATCCGGATTTTCCCTTTTTTATGATAAACGAGGTACTTGCCGGACAAACCAATTTGCCGATGGTTGAAAAGTTTAAAACGCTAACCAACTCCGTATTTGCTAAACAGCTTTACGCAATGCAGGCCGATGGTGTTATCAAATTTCACCCGGTTAACCTGATGTGGAATATTACAGGTATGATTGTTTTTCCATTCCTATCGCGCCCAAAACAACTGGAAGCAGGTTATTTCAACGGTGCTGAATTTGAGGCTATGATGAGGGAACGGAAAAAACTGATCCCGATTTGGATTGGACAGATATTGAAAGGGGAGTAG
- a CDS encoding DHA2 family efflux MFS transporter permease subunit, translated as MAESGFKKWIITITVIIASLLELIDTTIVNVSIPQIQGNLGATITDAAWVVTGYSVANVIILPMSGWLSSFFGRKNYFLTSIIVFTIASFLCGNAHSLTELVTFRILQGLAGGGLLSTSQAILIETWPAEQLGTATALFGLGAVVGPTIGPTIGGYITDHAAWRWIFYVNIPVGILAAIFTVMYVKVTSRDGKDKPIDWWGIVLLAITVGSLQTILEKGEDEDWFATTYIIVLTCTAVIGLLLFLWRELSTDHPIVNFKIMRHRSFSAGMVTSFILGVGLYGSQFVFPVFCQNLLGFSAQQTGEILLPGGLFTIMMMPFVGIMLNKGLPAQFMAVFGMILFFVFSWFMSGSTLASGTGDFFWPLAIRGIGLSLLFVPLTTIAIGGLKGPEIGQGTGLNNMMRQLGGSFGIAGLNTLIHIRVATHRNNLLSNINPYNNYFTDRYNALLHGFMAKGKSFFDASKMAYAAIDGTVNRQSTLLSYNDAYIVVGWVMLAAIPLIFLAPIVKGQKAVADTH; from the coding sequence ATGGCCGAGTCAGGATTTAAAAAGTGGATAATTACTATCACGGTGATTATCGCTTCATTGTTAGAATTAATAGATACCACCATAGTTAACGTTTCTATTCCTCAGATTCAAGGTAACCTGGGGGCCACCATAACAGATGCTGCCTGGGTAGTTACCGGGTATAGCGTGGCAAACGTTATCATTTTGCCTATGTCGGGCTGGCTGAGCAGCTTTTTCGGACGCAAAAATTACTTTTTAACCTCCATTATTGTATTTACCATCGCCTCGTTTTTATGTGGTAATGCTCATAGTTTAACTGAGCTTGTTACTTTCAGAATTTTACAGGGCTTAGCAGGCGGCGGTTTGCTTTCAACATCACAGGCTATCCTTATCGAAACATGGCCTGCCGAACAATTGGGTACTGCTACGGCGCTGTTTGGGCTGGGTGCGGTTGTTGGGCCAACTATAGGCCCAACTATTGGTGGGTACATAACAGACCATGCCGCCTGGCGCTGGATTTTTTATGTGAATATACCTGTAGGGATCCTGGCGGCCATATTTACGGTGATGTATGTAAAGGTAACTTCCCGTGATGGGAAGGATAAACCTATCGACTGGTGGGGAATTGTCTTGCTGGCCATTACGGTAGGCAGTTTACAAACCATATTGGAAAAAGGGGAGGATGAGGACTGGTTTGCCACTACTTATATCATCGTACTTACTTGCACCGCGGTTATTGGTTTGCTGCTTTTTTTATGGCGAGAGCTAAGTACAGATCACCCTATTGTTAACTTCAAGATCATGCGGCACCGAAGCTTTTCGGCGGGGATGGTTACCTCGTTTATATTGGGTGTCGGTTTGTACGGATCACAGTTCGTGTTCCCTGTTTTTTGTCAAAACCTGCTTGGGTTTTCGGCACAACAAACCGGCGAGATCTTGTTGCCCGGTGGCTTGTTCACCATTATGATGATGCCTTTTGTAGGTATTATGCTTAATAAAGGCCTGCCAGCGCAGTTTATGGCTGTGTTTGGCATGATATTGTTCTTTGTTTTCTCCTGGTTTATGAGCGGTTCAACACTGGCCTCCGGTACCGGTGATTTCTTTTGGCCTTTAGCCATCAGGGGTATCGGTTTATCCTTGCTTTTTGTGCCGCTTACTACTATCGCGATAGGTGGCTTAAAGGGGCCGGAGATAGGTCAGGGCACGGGTTTAAACAATATGATGCGTCAGTTGGGTGGTTCGTTTGGGATTGCCGGTTTAAATACGCTGATCCATATCCGTGTGGCTACGCACCGCAATAACCTTTTATCTAATATTAACCCATATAATAACTATTTCACTGATAGGTATAATGCTTTGTTACATGGATTTATGGCTAAAGGAAAATCATTCTTTGACGCTTCAAAAATGGCCTATGCAGCCATCGACGGCACGGTTAACAGGCAAAGTACATTGTTGAGTTATAATGACGCCTACATCGTAGTTGGCTGGGTGATGCTGGCGGCAATTCCACTGATATTTTTAGCGCCGATTGTGAAAGGTCAAAAGGCCGTTGCCGATACACATTAA
- a CDS encoding GNAT family N-acetyltransferase has protein sequence MKFEPIMIEQSSYLKPKIYDLMNLMINDESGLFEVGDLDGYIDKLIDRASIITIMAQDALLGFLAYYANDYVNKIGFISMLIIDPSTKRMGYGRRLVEFAVKDLTLKGFKKCRTEVNADNTKAVNICKRLGFTYVGRNEEYCVFELTL, from the coding sequence ATGAAATTTGAACCGATTATGATTGAACAAAGCTCTTACCTTAAACCGAAAATTTATGATCTGATGAACCTCATGATCAACGACGAAAGTGGTTTGTTTGAAGTGGGGGATCTGGATGGTTACATTGACAAACTTATTGATAGGGCATCTATCATAACCATTATGGCACAAGATGCCTTACTTGGTTTTTTAGCTTATTACGCTAACGATTACGTTAATAAAATTGGATTTATTTCGATGCTGATCATAGACCCCTCAACTAAACGGATGGGATATGGCCGCAGGCTTGTTGAATTTGCAGTGAAAGATTTAACACTAAAAGGCTTTAAAAAATGCCGTACCGAGGTAAATGCTGATAATACAAAAGCAGTAAATATCTGTAAAAGGTTAGGTTTTACCTACGTAGGGCGAAATGAGGAGTATTGTGTATTTGAATTAACGCTTTAA
- a CDS encoding aldo/keto reductase → MKTRKLGNSGLEVSELGLGCMGLSFGYGPATDLKDAVKLLHAAVEKGVTFFDTAEAYGPFTNEELLGEALAPYRDKLVIATKFGFKDGKPGDGMDSRPERIREVAEASLKRLKTDRIDLFYQHRVDPNVPIEEVAGTVKDLIQEGKVKHFGLSEAGAQSIRRAHAVQPVAALQSEYSLWWREPEEEVMPLLEELGIGFVPFSPLGKGFLTGAINENTSFDKIDFRNIVPRFAPDARAANQAMVDLLIRIAREKQATPAQIALAWLLAQKPWIAPIPGTTKLHRLEENLGAVDIILTADDLSQIEKAASEIKIEGARYPEHLQKRVGK, encoded by the coding sequence ATGAAAACGAGAAAATTAGGTAATAGCGGCCTCGAGGTATCCGAACTGGGATTAGGCTGTATGGGTTTAAGCTTTGGTTACGGCCCGGCAACCGATTTAAAAGATGCTGTTAAACTACTGCATGCCGCGGTTGAAAAAGGCGTTACCTTTTTTGATACGGCAGAGGCTTATGGTCCTTTTACAAACGAAGAGCTTTTGGGCGAGGCACTTGCCCCTTACCGCGATAAACTGGTTATAGCTACTAAATTTGGTTTCAAAGATGGCAAACCAGGCGACGGTATGGATAGCCGTCCTGAACGTATCAGGGAAGTTGCCGAAGCATCGCTTAAAAGATTAAAAACCGATCGTATCGACCTGTTCTATCAACATCGTGTTGACCCTAATGTACCTATTGAGGAGGTTGCAGGGACAGTTAAAGACCTGATACAGGAAGGAAAGGTTAAACACTTTGGTTTATCAGAAGCCGGTGCGCAATCCATCCGCAGGGCACACGCGGTGCAGCCGGTAGCCGCTTTACAAAGCGAATACTCCCTATGGTGGCGTGAACCTGAAGAAGAGGTCATGCCTTTGCTGGAAGAGTTAGGTATTGGATTTGTTCCGTTTAGTCCGCTCGGAAAAGGCTTTTTAACAGGCGCGATCAACGAAAACACATCTTTTGATAAAATAGACTTCAGAAACATTGTACCACGTTTTGCTCCCGACGCAAGGGCAGCAAACCAGGCAATGGTTGACCTGCTTATCAGAATAGCGCGGGAAAAGCAAGCTACTCCTGCTCAAATAGCATTAGCCTGGTTATTGGCTCAAAAACCATGGATAGCTCCTATCCCCGGAACCACTAAATTGCATCGCCTGGAAGAAAACCTTGGCGCTGTAGATATAATATTAACAGCCGATGATCTGAGCCAGATCGAAAAAGCTGCCTCAGAAATTAAGATAGAAGGCGCACGCTACCCTGAGCATCTGCAAAAAAGGGTCGGAAAATAA
- a CDS encoding helix-turn-helix domain-containing protein, with translation MENIIKVDTISQFNALNNHETLHPLINIVDLSKADIRLNRRVNYNFYTVFLKEIKCGDLKYGCNYYDYQEGSLIFVGPGQVIGQEDNGEYYQPRGQALVFHPDLIRGTSLGRHIQDYTFFSYDVHEALHLSESERKIITDCFEKIRYELEHAIDKHSKTLIVSNIELFLNYCQRFYDRQFITRDLAHKGVLQKFENLLDSYWTSDKPTTIGLPSVGYCADQLNLSANYFGDLIKKETGKSAQEYIQSKVIDVAKEKIFDTSKSLSEIAYGLGFKYPQHFTRLFKQRVGYSPIEYRSLN, from the coding sequence ATGGAAAATATCATTAAGGTGGACACGATAAGCCAGTTCAACGCGCTCAACAACCATGAAACGCTTCATCCGCTTATCAATATTGTTGATCTGTCGAAAGCAGATATACGCCTGAATCGCCGCGTCAACTATAACTTTTATACCGTATTTTTAAAAGAGATTAAATGCGGCGACCTGAAGTATGGTTGCAATTACTATGATTACCAGGAAGGTTCGTTGATATTTGTCGGCCCCGGACAAGTGATAGGTCAGGAAGACAATGGTGAGTACTATCAGCCAAGAGGCCAGGCATTGGTTTTTCATCCAGATCTAATCAGGGGCACCTCACTTGGCCGCCATATTCAGGATTATACCTTTTTTTCGTACGATGTACACGAGGCGCTGCATTTATCAGAAAGTGAAAGAAAGATCATTACTGATTGCTTTGAAAAGATAAGGTACGAACTTGAACACGCTATAGACAAACACAGCAAAACACTGATTGTAAGCAATATTGAATTGTTCCTGAATTATTGTCAACGTTTTTATGACCGCCAGTTCATCACCCGTGATCTTGCACATAAAGGTGTATTACAAAAGTTTGAAAACTTGCTGGATAGTTATTGGACATCAGATAAACCAACTACCATAGGTTTGCCCTCAGTTGGTTATTGCGCAGACCAGTTAAACCTGTCGGCCAATTACTTTGGCGATCTTATTAAAAAAGAAACCGGAAAATCGGCGCAGGAGTATATCCAATCAAAAGTAATTGATGTCGCCAAGGAGAAGATCTTTGACACCAGTAAGTCGCTAAGCGAGATTGCATATGGCTTAGGCTTTAAATACCCGCAGCATTTCACGCGTTTATTCAAGCAGCGTGTCGGATACTCTCCTATTGAATACCGCTCGTTAAATTAA